The Streptomyces cyaneogriseus subsp. noncyanogenus region GCCCACCGCGAGGCCGAGCGCCGCGGCGTTGGTGTCCTTGTCGACGACGACCGGCACCCCCAGCCGCCGCGCCAGCGCGTCCCGCAGCGGGAAGCCGTCCCACTCGGGGAAGCCGGTGACCCGGTGCAGGACCCCGCGGGCGTGGTCCAGCGGGCCGGGCAGCGCCACGCCGAGCCCGAGGAGGGACGCGGCCCCGGCCGCCCCCACCCGCAGCGCCCCCGCCACCAGCGCCTCCGCCTCCCGGGCCACCGCCGCCACCACGGCCTCCGCACCCGCCCCGAGGTCCAGCGGGGCCCGCCGCTCCCCCACCACCGCGCCGTCGAGGTCGGCCAGCACCGCCCGCAGCTCGTCGCGGTCCAGGTGGACGCCGAGGGCGTGCCCCGCCTCCGGCACCAGCCGCAGGACGGTCCGCGGCTTGCCGCCCGTGGAGGCCCGGCGTCCGGCCTCGGCGGCCAGGCCGTCCTGACGCAGCCGGGCGGTGATCTTGCTGACCGCCTGCGGGGTCAGCCCGGTCCGCTCGGCCAGCTCCAGCCGGCTGATGCCCTCCGGGCCGGCGGTGCGGAGCAGGTCGAGCACGAGCGCGGTGTTGTGACTGCGCAGCGCGAGGAGGTTCGCGCCGCCCGCCCCGCGCCGCATACCGGGCGCCGCGCCCACCGTGTCCGTACCGCCGTTGGAGCTGTTCACGCCACCATTGTCGCCCCCGCTTGCACTTTGGCAACAGCGTTGCGAAAGTGGGGGCATGACTGGTACTTCCCCCGGCACCCCCGCGCGCGGCCCGCTCCGCGTCGGCCTCGTCGGCTACGGCCTCGCGGGCTCCGTCTTCCACGCCCCGCTGATCGCCGCCACCGAGGGGCTGACCCTGGACACGGTCGTCACCTCGAACCCCGAACGGCAGCAGCAGGCCCGCGCCGAGTTCGGGTCCGTCCGGATCGCGAGCGGCCCCGACGAGCTGTTCGGCCGCGCCGCCGCGCTGGACCTCGTCGTCATCGCCTCGCCGAACAAGACGCACGTCCCGCTGGCGGCCGCCGCGCTGGAGGCCGGACTGCCGGTCGTGGTGGACAAGCCGATCGCGGGCACCGCCGCCGAGGCGCGGCAGCTCGCGGCGCTCGCCGAGGAGCGCGGCCTGCTGCTGTCGGTCTTCCAGAACCGCCGCTGGGACAACGACTTCCTGACCCTGCGCAAGCTGCTCGCCGAGGGCGCCCTGGGCGACGTATGGCG contains the following coding sequences:
- a CDS encoding ROK family transcriptional regulator; the encoded protein is MRRGAGGANLLALRSHNTALVLDLLRTAGPEGISRLELAERTGLTPQAVSKITARLRQDGLAAEAGRRASTGGKPRTVLRLVPEAGHALGVHLDRDELRAVLADLDGAVVGERRAPLDLGAGAEAVVAAVAREAEALVAGALRVGAAGAASLLGLGVALPGPLDHARGVLHRVTGFPEWDGFPLRDALARRLGVPVVVDKDTNAAALGLAVGGAGGTGGSFAYLHLGTGLGAGLVIGGSVHRGARTGAGEFGHQVVQLDGPPCTCGGRGCVEALCLGAVARGDLDKAARVLGAGAANLAGLLDIDLVLLGGRTIAAAPEAFVRGVGAVLDARARREGGRAGSVPVRIAPGGARGVAEGAAQLLLAPLFGRGDA